A genomic stretch from Bacillus sp. N1-1 includes:
- the tpiA gene encoding triose-phosphate isomerase, translating to MRKPIIAGNWKMNKTLTETKSFVDEVKGLIPDGNRVDSVVCAPALFLDYLTDELEGTALQVGAQNMHFEENGAFTGEISPVALNDLGVGYVILGHSERRELFGETDEIVNQKTHAAFKHNLTPIICVGETLEQRESDVTEDIVKAQVQKAIAGLTNEQVAQSVIAYEPIWAIGTGKTATSDQANDVCAFIRGVLKDETTDETANAVRIQYGGSVKPGNIDELMGKSDIDGALVGGASLDAKSFLQLLEAGQNA from the coding sequence ATGCGCAAACCAATCATCGCAGGTAACTGGAAGATGAACAAAACACTTACGGAAACAAAAAGCTTTGTTGACGAAGTGAAAGGACTTATTCCTGATGGCAATCGCGTAGATTCCGTTGTCTGTGCTCCTGCTCTTTTCCTTGATTATTTAACGGATGAGCTAGAAGGTACAGCACTTCAAGTTGGTGCTCAAAATATGCACTTTGAAGAAAACGGCGCGTTTACAGGTGAAATTAGCCCTGTAGCACTTAACGATCTTGGAGTAGGCTATGTCATTCTTGGTCACTCTGAACGTCGTGAGTTATTTGGTGAAACAGATGAGATCGTGAATCAAAAAACTCATGCAGCGTTCAAACATAACCTAACGCCAATCATCTGTGTCGGTGAAACGCTTGAACAGCGTGAAAGCGATGTAACAGAAGATATTGTAAAAGCACAAGTTCAAAAAGCAATTGCTGGTTTAACTAATGAACAGGTAGCTCAATCTGTTATCGCATATGAGCCAATCTGGGCAATTGGAACTGGTAAAACAGCAACAAGCGATCAAGCTAATGATGTATGTGCATTTATCCGCGGCGTCCTTAAAGACGAAACGACTGACGAAACAGCTAATGCGGTCCGTATCCAATATGGCGGCAGTGTTAAACCTGGTAACATTGACGAGCTTATGGGTAAATCCGACATTGATGGAGCTTTAGTCGGCGGCGCTAGCCTTGATGCGAAATCTTTCCTACAGCTTTTGGAGGCTGGTCAGAATGCCTAA